The following proteins are co-located in the Vigna angularis cultivar LongXiaoDou No.4 chromosome 2, ASM1680809v1, whole genome shotgun sequence genome:
- the LOC108328061 gene encoding F-box/kelch-repeat protein At3g27150, whose protein sequence is MTNKKALSVSTVVSGFCLGHRAQKMRVMELPPSGDNGSSTNEDEPVPQDADYSISDELETSILARFPRSQLWKLCFINKRFLALARSGEIYKIRRHLGLKEPSVFMLASGESNWWGMEWPFMSSKKLPPIQSDYNFECGDKESFCAGSHLLVFGKEIDGAVTWRFDSTNNEWLKGPSMINPRGLFASATSGAIAFVAGGYDATTYTQILDSAEMYNSESQSWKPLPRMNKRRKFCSGCFMDNKFYVLGGKDEDGRVLTCGEFFDGKTWNLIPDMWKDIPLIAHDQPSPPLLAVVNNELYTLDASSNELKVYMKGSNSWKTLGVVPVRADEQRGWGVAFKSLGDELLVIGAPSVSQAERVLCMYTGCPDPADDKFRWRQIGCSTIQLNHFIRNCAVMWT, encoded by the coding sequence ATGACCAACAAAAAAGCATTATCTGTCTCAACCGTTGTTAGTGGCTTTTGTTTGGGTCATAGGGCGCAAAAGATGAGAGTTATGGAGTTACCACCCTCAGGTGACAACGGTTCTTCTACTAACGAAGATGAACCTGTACCTCAGGATGCAGATTATAGTATAAGTGACGAGCTGGAGACTTCAATCTTAGCAAGATTTCCAAGGTCACAGCTTTGGAAATTGTGCTTTATAAACAAGCGGTTCTTGGCGCTAGCGAGGAGTGGCGAGATCTACAAAATCAGGAGGCACTTGGGACTGAAAGAACCATCTGTGTTTATGTTAGCTAGTGGGGAGAGCAATTGGTGGGGAATGGAGTGGCCTTTCATGTCAAGCAAGAAGCTCCCTCCTATTCAATCAGATTATAATTTTGAGTGTGGAGACAAGGAGTCATTTTGTGCAGGATCCCACCTGCTTGTCTTTGGCAAGGAGATTGATGGGGCTGTAACTTGGAGGTTTGATTCAACCAATAATGAATGGCTCAAAGGGCCTTCTATGATCAACCCAAGGGGTCTTTTTGCATCAGCCACATCTGGTGCAATTGCTTTTGTTGCTGGGGGCTATGATGCAACAACTTACACCCAAATTTTGGATTCTGCTGAGATGTACAACTCTGAAAGCCAGAGTTGGAAACCTCTCCCAAGGATGAACAAAAGGAGGAAGTTTTGCTCAGGTTGCTTCATGGATAACAAGTTCTATGTCCTTGGAGGGAAAGATGAGGATGGGAGGGTCCTCACTTGCGGCGAATTCTTTGATGGGAAGACATGGAACTTGATTCCTGACATGTGGAAGGATATTCCTCTTATTGCTCATGATCAACCCTCTCCACCACTCCTTGCTGTTGTCAACAATGAGCTGTACACACTGGATGCTTCTTCAAATGAGCTGAAGGTCTATATGAAGGGAAGCAATTCATGGAAGACTTTGGGAGTGGTTCCTGTGAGAGCTGATGAACAAAGAGGTTGGGGTGTGGCTTTTAAATCTCTTGGTGACGAGTTGCTTGTGATTGGTGCACCTTCTGTGTCACAGGCAGAGCGAGTCTTGTGTATGTACACTGGTTGTCCTGATCCTGCTGATGACAAATTCAGGTGGAGGCAAATTGGATGTAGCACCATTCAGCTCAATCACTTTATCCGCAATTGTGCTGTGATGTGGACCTGA